A portion of the uncultured Draconibacterium sp. genome contains these proteins:
- a CDS encoding putative Ig domain-containing protein: MKKLILSCLSLLLFTFCQAQEDADVYYPAYPSSANNGGHYILTPPVKVAPQINGATVFGVRPGSPFIYTIPATGNRPMEFSAEGLPKGLMVDVTTGKIFGKIQDLTEKDYQVTLVAKNKKGKDTKEFTIKVGQTICLTPPLGWNSFNCWARLDVTQERVLESARAMVDKGLINYGFSYVNIDVGWQDKRGGKYNAVQPNEKFPDIKAMYDEIHSLGLKGGIYSSPWITTYGAGVGGSSDNKDGEWEPSMVDPKGTHLKNTLWRRHGKYKFDSNDVKQWVDWGVDYLKYDWQPIDSASLVRMADELESCGRDIVYSISNNTTFKVADLVKTRVNCFRTGVDLKDRWDTDGKAWNLIQEWEKQNKWLEIFRGEPGHFTDPDMLVVGLQMHNKKLIPSALTADEQYTHITLWTLWASPMLMGCPVDQMDDFTLNLFTNAEVLDIHQDATAVGGIPVYQKDGVEIVVKDLAGGSKAIGLFNKNEKEQVITMDWETVGLKGEKKIRDVWRNKDIGTFNDSFSASVRSHGTVLIRVK, translated from the coding sequence ATGAAAAAGCTAATTTTAAGTTGTTTGTCCCTGTTGCTTTTTACTTTTTGTCAGGCACAAGAAGATGCGGATGTTTACTATCCTGCTTATCCGTCGAGTGCTAATAATGGAGGACACTATATTTTAACTCCACCCGTAAAAGTAGCACCGCAAATAAATGGAGCCACTGTTTTTGGAGTTAGACCAGGCTCTCCATTTATATATACTATACCTGCCACAGGAAATCGTCCAATGGAATTCTCAGCAGAGGGTTTACCCAAGGGACTAATGGTAGATGTAACAACAGGAAAAATCTTTGGAAAAATTCAGGATTTAACAGAAAAGGACTACCAGGTAACCTTGGTCGCCAAGAATAAGAAAGGAAAAGACACTAAAGAGTTTACCATTAAGGTGGGGCAAACCATCTGTTTAACACCTCCTTTAGGATGGAACAGTTTTAATTGTTGGGCACGACTCGACGTTACTCAGGAGCGAGTTTTAGAGTCAGCGCGGGCAATGGTAGACAAAGGCCTAATAAACTATGGATTTTCTTATGTAAATATTGATGTGGGTTGGCAAGACAAGAGAGGTGGAAAATACAATGCTGTTCAACCCAATGAAAAATTTCCTGACATAAAAGCAATGTATGATGAAATTCATTCTCTAGGTCTAAAAGGAGGTATTTACTCTTCGCCATGGATTACTACGTACGGTGCTGGTGTTGGTGGAAGTAGCGATAATAAGGATGGGGAATGGGAGCCTTCCATGGTAGATCCGAAAGGAACACATTTGAAAAATACGCTTTGGAGGCGTCATGGAAAATATAAGTTTGATTCAAACGACGTAAAACAATGGGTAGATTGGGGAGTAGACTACCTAAAGTACGACTGGCAACCCATCGATTCGGCAAGCTTAGTAAGAATGGCTGACGAGTTAGAGTCTTGTGGAAGAGATATTGTATATTCTATATCGAATAATACAACCTTTAAGGTGGCAGACCTTGTAAAAACACGTGTAAATTGTTTCCGTACAGGAGTTGATTTAAAAGACAGATGGGATACTGATGGAAAAGCCTGGAATTTGATTCAAGAGTGGGAAAAGCAAAATAAATGGCTGGAAATATTTAGGGGAGAACCCGGGCACTTTACCGACCCTGACATGTTGGTTGTAGGATTACAAATGCACAACAAAAAGCTTATCCCGTCAGCATTAACAGCCGATGAGCAATATACTCACATTACCTTATGGACACTCTGGGCTTCACCTATGTTAATGGGATGCCCTGTAGATCAAATGGATGACTTTACATTGAATTTATTTACCAATGCCGAAGTGTTAGATATTCATCAGGATGCCACAGCAGTGGGAGGTATTCCGGTATATCAAAAGGATGGTGTCGAGATTGTTGTAAAAGATCTTGCAGGTGGCTCCAAAGCCATTGGTCTATTCAATAAGAATGAAAAAGAACAAGTCATAACAATGGATTGGGAAACTGTAGGGCTTAAGGGCGAGAAAAAGATACGTGACGTCTGGAGAAATAAAGACATTGGTACATTTAACGATAGCTTTTCTGCATCGGTTCGTTCACATGGAACAGTTTTAATTCGCGTAAAATAG
- a CDS encoding sulfatase-like hydrolase/transferase — protein sequence MEFKLIKLLGAFLLLGVATSFAGTNKEVESSNENSTEKRPPNVIVILTDDQGYADLGFHDKKEFPASQDVLTPNLDALASSGIFFRNGYVANATCGPSRSSLLTGRACSRFGMEENNNWENGDTGPLNTEIFLPKVIKEKGYVSGAFGKWHMGSITPDVRPIGRGFDYFWGNDDYALEEDIAHGYYKDYTMKRSGLDLPPCWKNGEYKVPAYGKYLTDAVTDEALSFIKRNKDNPFFAYVAYHAPHSPFTAKEATIKRIVKHQPKFQSVYNRLKTKTDMWYKSGNDRTFDHKAYRKVDDTPQAKQELTEELRLIYLAMLLTVDDGVGKIVSLLEDEELLENTLVFYLSDNGGALARPVDFGCVNLPLRSGKGTVYDGGVRVPYVMSWKGKLPAGEISDLVVSSMDIFTTTVELAGAKVPTDRVIDGVNLLPYLIGNKKGEVAHDYLFFRRYKRNIYSIRVGDLKLVRNITETEKNNRGTNPKLHPIGGSLYDIQNDITELNDISSSQTEQKAVIQKIYDQDVKILPVPGLLKK from the coding sequence ATGGAATTTAAACTAATAAAATTACTAGGCGCATTTTTATTATTGGGAGTAGCGACTTCTTTTGCCGGTACTAATAAAGAAGTAGAATCTTCCAATGAGAATTCTACAGAAAAACGACCACCAAACGTTATCGTAATACTTACAGATGATCAAGGTTATGCTGACTTGGGTTTTCATGATAAAAAGGAATTTCCAGCTTCACAAGATGTACTAACCCCAAATCTTGATGCTTTGGCATCTAGTGGTATTTTCTTTCGGAATGGCTATGTGGCAAATGCTACTTGTGGACCATCCAGATCTTCTCTTTTAACAGGACGTGCTTGTAGTCGATTTGGTATGGAAGAAAACAATAATTGGGAAAATGGAGATACCGGACCGTTAAATACAGAAATATTCTTACCAAAAGTGATTAAAGAAAAGGGATATGTTTCCGGAGCTTTTGGTAAATGGCATATGGGGTCTATTACTCCAGATGTGAGACCTATTGGACGTGGATTTGATTATTTCTGGGGAAATGATGACTACGCTCTAGAAGAAGATATTGCACATGGATATTATAAAGATTATACCATGAAAAGAAGTGGCTTGGATTTGCCGCCGTGTTGGAAGAATGGAGAATACAAGGTGCCAGCTTATGGAAAATATTTAACAGATGCCGTGACTGATGAAGCATTGTCTTTTATTAAACGGAATAAGGATAATCCTTTTTTCGCCTATGTTGCGTATCATGCACCGCACAGCCCTTTTACTGCAAAGGAAGCGACAATAAAGCGTATAGTTAAGCACCAACCTAAATTTCAATCTGTTTACAATCGTTTAAAAACGAAAACGGATATGTGGTACAAGTCGGGTAACGATAGAACCTTTGATCACAAAGCCTACAGAAAAGTGGATGACACTCCTCAGGCAAAACAAGAGTTAACAGAAGAACTACGGTTAATTTACCTGGCTATGCTACTTACTGTTGATGATGGAGTAGGTAAAATCGTAAGTCTTCTCGAAGATGAAGAATTATTAGAAAATACACTTGTTTTTTATTTGAGCGATAATGGTGGAGCCTTAGCTAGACCGGTAGATTTTGGTTGTGTGAATCTTCCGCTTAGGTCAGGAAAAGGGACAGTATATGATGGAGGAGTAAGGGTGCCTTATGTGATGTCTTGGAAAGGAAAATTGCCAGCAGGTGAGATTTCAGATTTAGTAGTATCATCCATGGATATTTTTACAACTACAGTGGAACTGGCAGGAGCAAAAGTACCAACGGATCGTGTTATTGATGGAGTGAATCTTTTACCTTACTTAATTGGTAATAAAAAGGGGGAAGTTGCTCATGACTACCTGTTTTTTAGAAGGTATAAACGGAATATCTATTCAATTAGGGTTGGAGACTTGAAATTAGTAAGGAATATTACTGAAACAGAAAAGAACAATAGAGGGACGAATCCAAAATTACATCCTATTGGAGGGAGTTTATACGATATCCAAAATGATATAACTGAATTAAATGATATCTCCTCAAGTCAAACGGAACAAAAAGCAGTAATACAGAAAATTTATGATCAAGATGTGAAGATATTGCCAGTTCCTGGTTTATTAAAAAAATGA